In Triticum dicoccoides isolate Atlit2015 ecotype Zavitan unplaced genomic scaffold, WEW_v2.0 scaffold104787, whole genome shotgun sequence, one DNA window encodes the following:
- the LOC119342782 gene encoding auxin-responsive protein SAUR72-like, with protein MKRLLSRLSHAAAADACAAAAYQPLRPDAAAKDSSMAVTSSSSFFGARRLGRGARVPEGHVPVCVGEEGGPVERFAVRAELLGQPAFKALLRRAAQEYGYGHPGALRIPCAVANFRRLLLGVSDPGCQATDDDDSALYY; from the coding sequence ATGAAGCGCCTCCTCAGCCGGCTCTCCCACGCGGCCGCGGCAgacgcctgcgccgccgccgcgtacCAGCCGCTCCGGCCCGACGCGGCCGCGAAGGACTCCTCCATGGCAGTTACGTCCTCGTCCTCTTTCTTCGGCGCGCGAAGGCTTGGGCGGGGCGCGAGGGTGCCGGAGGGGCATGTGCCGGTGTGCGTCGGCGAGGAGGGCGGCCCCGTGGAGCGCTTTGCCGTGCGGGCCGAGCTCCTGGGCCAGCCGGCGTTCAAGGCCCTGCTCCGACGCGCCGCACAGGAGTACGGCTACGGCCACCCGGGCGCGCTCCGCATCCCCTGCGCCGTGGCCAACTTCCGCCGCCTCCTCCTTGGCGTCTCCGACCCCGGCTGCCAGGCCACCGACGACGACGACTCTGCGCTCTACTACTAG